ATTATTGGGACCTATGAAATAATTGTAAAAAGGGTATTTTACGTGTACGGCCTTTCCCAAATTGGCAATCACGTCCATGCTGAAGAACATGTCCTCCACGAATTTTATATTCTCTCGAAAACTTAAATCTTTTATAACTTCCCTTCGATACAAATTGGCCCAAACGTAAAACCCATTTTCACGGTAATATAGTATAGTTTGCTTGTTGTTGAGTACTTCATTCCTGGGTTTTGGTATCGGTGAGGCAACTTGGGAAGATAACTCCATTGATTTGGAAAAATCGGTAATGGCCATATCACTTTGGGTATCCACAATAGCCGAAATTAAGGTCCGATACATGTCTGGTTCCAGCCAATCATCACTATCCACAAAAGAAATATAATCTCCAGTAGCGATTTTCATTCCGGAATTCCTTGCTCCGCTTAAACCCTTGTTTTCTTGATGGATTGCCGTTATCCGGGTATCTTGTTTTTCATAGGTATCACAGATGGTACCACAATTGTCCGGTGATCCGTCGTCCACCAATATAATTTCCAAGTTGGAATAGGTTTGGTTAAGAACACTATCCACACATCTATGTAGGTATTTCTCAACCTTATAAACGGGAATTATAACACTGATTTTATTATCCATTTATTTTTTTTAAAATGATTTTCTTAACTCTAAACGTAAAATCACGAAAACCCTGATTGATGAAAAACATCAATACAGAATAAATTATTGAGCTTAAAGAGACAATTTGTAGCGCATATATAAACCAATCCCAATAATTGGAGATTTCGCTATGGATCAACTTCCCTATTAAAAACTTGGAAATCATGAAAGCAAGAAGGAAGGAACCGAACAGCTTAAAAAAACCGATCCAATAGGATCCTACCGATTTCGAAAAGCCATCCCTGTATAGAAAATACGGTTTCCACAACAAGACTATTATTAGTGTACTAACAAAGGTG
The sequence above is a segment of the Muricauda sp. SCSIO 64092 genome. Coding sequences within it:
- a CDS encoding glycosyltransferase family 2 protein, with translation MDNKISVIIPVYKVEKYLHRCVDSVLNQTYSNLEIILVDDGSPDNCGTICDTYEKQDTRITAIHQENKGLSGARNSGMKIATGDYISFVDSDDWLEPDMYRTLISAIVDTQSDMAITDFSKSMELSSQVASPIPKPRNEVLNNKQTILYYRENGFYVWANLYRREVIKDLSFRENIKFVEDMFFSMDVIANLGKAVHVKYPFYNYFIGPNNSLTRRAYDKSKFTSLHANLYIQEKVATLFPEDNEVIETVRKSTLENAIYHLQSIYQSKDSNLDANFELRKKAKKVFNENFVLTKDATKKGLIIRLSNLFLLRFVFR